TTTCagaagaagtgaaaaacaaaTCCTTGAAACCGGCTCAGAAGGAGCGAGAAACACTGGCGGGAGAGACtccaagaaaaataaatccaggAAATCGGCAAAAAAAGGCAGGAAATATCTTCACGCCACAAGCGGCAACGCCAAAACCAAGAGAAGCCAAATTTACAGTCACAGATTTCATAACTGAAGAGTCAAATCCTCTCTCTGAATCAAAGGAAAGCATTTCCACTGAACTGGCAAAGCCAGCGCGTAAACCAGGCACGGCTCAGCCCGCCACAGGCAGACCCAAGAATGTTCAACCGACAGAAATCCACACTGACGTCTCCAAAGTCAAACAAAGCAAGGCATCTCCTCATCAGCCTCGTCCGGTCGAGCCTGTCGCCAATATTTACCAGACAACGGCGAGGACACCGTCGATGAGGCCAACACTAAACAacagagcaaacaaaaacaagacggCGAAGAAGTCCAAAGAACGAGAGGATACGAGTAACAAAACCCAAACAGTGCCGTCAAACACCCAGGAATTCAACTTACTGATGTCTTTCCCTTTCATGGATGATTACTGTCCCCCAGTCTGTAGCTGCTATAACAGGTAAGATAACAACACATAAAAGAACTGATAATATTTTCCATTAGTTTCATTTTTGTTGTCAATAACCTCATGTCATGTTTTCCAGTGTGGTCCAATGCTCCAACAAAAGCGTGGGAAGAGTTCCTTATGGGATTCCTTACGGCACTCGGCAAATCCTCCTCATGAACAACTACATAAAAGGAATCCAGCTGGATCTGTTCGCAAAATACAATTCTATGGAagtgcttgtgttgagcaacAACTGGCTGACAGACGGTGCCATCAAAGGCGCCTTCAGTCAGATCCCAGCTCTGAAGCACCTCTACTTGGACGGGAATCGCCTGAAAAGCGTCCCCACAGACCTCCCGGTCTctctggaggagctccgtctGGACAACAACTACCTGAGGGCGATATCGGAGGGCGCTTGGTCACGCTGCCCCGGCCTCTTCATTCTGAGGCTCAGCAACAACAACCTGGGGCCCGGGTCGATTCCTGACGCAGCGCTGTCGTCCCTGAGGAACCTGCACACCCTGAGCTTGGACCACAACCAGCTGACCTCCATCCCTCTGGGGCTGCCGCTGCTGATCAAGGAGCTCTACCTGAAAGGGAATCTCATCGAGCAGGTCCGTGAGGACGCCTTCCATAAGATGTGGGCGCTGGAGGTGTTGGATCTGAGCGCAAACAGACTGACGAATGCCGGACTGAGGAATTCTCTTAATGCCACTCGGCTGGAAAGCCTCAGCTTGGAGGGGAACAGACTGGAGCACGTACCCAGACACCTCCCTCCGTCGCTCAAGTCCCTCAATCTGGAGGGCAACTTCATATCGTCCATAAAGAAGGCGGACTTCAGcaggctgaaggagctggagctccTGGGACTGGCGAGGAATAAAATTTTCGAGGTGGCGCCAGGCGCCTTCCGGGAACTGGCCGCCTTGCACCGGTTAGATCTGTGCCACAACGCCCTGCAGCAGGTGCCCAGGCAGCTGCCTCGGGGTTTACACTCTGTGGCGCTCACAGACAATCGGATCCAGTCGGTGCCTCACGACGCTTTCTGCTGGGGCGATAGAACCCGGAGCGTCCGGGGGTTTGTCCGAGTGCATCTGGAACACAACCTCATCGACGTGGGGAAGATGGATGTGCGGTCGTTCAGGTGCTTACAGGGATTCCAGCTGGTCCACTCCTACTGAGCCAACGAACCGTGGAAGGAGAAAAGCTTTTGATGCACTGGAAACCACAATGcagaaatgtatatttaatgtcCTGACTGTCTGAAATGAGTCCATGCAGAGCGGTGAATATCGCAACTGCTACCAGGAACTGAACGGTGAAACTGAAGATTATTTATCATGACTGAAATGTAATTCCATGTGAATCTCCCCGAGTGTCAATCTGAAAGCACAGATTTGACAAAATCATAAGATTGCCAGATTTCATTTATTGACCATTCTAGGAGTTTTTCTCATGATTGTTTCACAAAGCACAACATTTTCCTGCCAACACATGGTTTCAATTCACTGCAGTGAGTTAGCGTCAGCAAAAACTTGCATTATAAAAgtctatttattatttatattgtGACCGTGCTTCTGAGAATTCAGCTCTCAACCAGTCATCAAATCGATTTGGCATATTtttggggttaaaaaaaaaaatcatgttcaGTTTGTAGCTAATGAAGGAActttgttgtggtgtaaatATTAGCAATAAGCGAATATgtacagaaaatgttttctgttaaaaatgtaaataatcttTTCATTGTGAGGTGAATAAATGTGTGGGACGCTTGTGAGGATCACTTCATGactgtctgaaaacacactcaatggtaagtttttctgtctttttaagTAAACAGGAAGCACTGATTACACACCATCAGGAGCAACTTGAGGTTCGGTGTTTCATCCAAGGACACATTTAACCTGCTGAGCCACGGCTTTTTCTTCAAATATAGCATGTAAAGAAGATTAAATAAGCCCCCGATATTCACGTTAAACTGTTCCAAAGACGACATGAAAATAACAATACTGCAGCATATTGATTCGTGAGTTGAAAGGAGTTGAAAAAAGGATAATCAGGTAAATTCACTCACTTGAATGATACATCATgattattttaagtttttcccaaaaaaagTATTAATATCTTGATTTTGGAGAGTAATAAACACACCATGAACCATCCTTTGTTATACCTCAGGAGAATAGTTTCCTATTTTAGAGACAAAAGGATGCCATTAAGATGCTTCCTGTCTATTTTTGTATGGCTCAGCCACATTTACCAAATGCTGTGAAATCTGAACAGTCAAGCAACAGAGACTCAACAGTGTGAGGTTTTGTGATCTCAGGGTTTTAGTAAAAACACCAAAGTATGTTAATCCGAGAAATACTTGCCCAGTCTTCAGAGcaagtgaaaaagaaacagtccTGATCCTGGCTTCAGCTTACTCTGTGCAGTAAAAGGGAAATCATTAGAACGATTAACTGTTAGCAAGGAAAAACAACGGTTTAACTTTGCTCTTGCAGTTGAATATGACACTGCCGAAAATGGCATTTCCACCATTTCAAACCATGTTTGAGCAAAGGCGATTCCTCTGGGGAAATCACAGGGGGGAAGGTGTAACATTAAAGTGTCAAAGACAACACAGTGTTTGATAACGGAAATGAATGGTGACAGTTTGAGATATGCAATTTCATATATTGTTTCTGATCTACAAATGATGTCAGGGATTTCACTGAGTAAGACAAGGATGTTGTGTTTATATGTTCAACCTGTGTAACAGAAAAAGGGCCACTAGATGGCGATAGTGTATTGACAAATAGTTTTCATGTGGGTCACCTCTGCTTCAGGGTATAAAAAGCACAAAGTATTTGAATTTGGCTCTGTTCCATGTGTGAGATACAACCTGCGGTAGTTTTGAATGCATGTGTTGCATCTATTAGAGGGGGGGAAACAGTATATTCAAGGTTTACAGCACATTGCGAAAAGAGATATGCAAGCAGAACACAGTCAGACGCGACATGCAGACACAGGCACAAGCATGGATCAAAAGAATGAACTCCACATGTTCAGGGACGACCACTGGAATCATGGTAAAAAAGCCTGCAAAAAAATCTATACATAAGAGATGACAaaaatttgttatttttcttcttttccagtgcaagcagagaaggaaaaaaaaaaaaaaagaggcaaataTGGAGAAAAGGCATTAGCCCACGTGGAGGTGCAGAgcatttttccctcttttccctttttcctttGCTTTAATAAGTTCACTCAGCAACGTGGCACTGCACCCATAAGGGCCTGGGAAAGgagtgcaggaggagggggtgagagaggcaggaggaggaggagggagagagagggggaagacAGCGCGCAGGGGAGAAGGGAGGGCTTGAAAGATGGATCGAGGCTCCGCTGGCTCAGCACGTGTCCAGAAGGGAAGAGCGGCGGCTGGGGCAGGGAGCTCTCCAGCACCTCCCTACGGTCCAGCAGGACCCTGACCCCCCCAGCACGTCCACCTGCATCTGCAACAAAGCCTCCCTCATTCTTTGACTTGCTTTCTCCTTCTACCCTCATTTACTCCGTGCACACCGTGCGTCTCGCTCTCAGGATCAGGCTGCATCAGGTTATACATGCACGCATGCATACCTGTGAGCAGTACCTGCAAGCcacgcttgttttttttcagtcatctgGTGAACTTGCATGGCAGCTGAGAGACATAACGATCATGTGAACGACTCCCCTGACGGAGTCTGAGCCCATGTGCTCGATTAAGCAGTTTGGCAGATGGCTGAGTGTATTTGTGTACCTCTGTGTCCGGCGCTGATATTGAAGCTTCTCACAACGGGAGTTACGCAGGATTAGTAGTAGTAGGGGCTGTTGTTTACGGGCAGCCCGTCGCACCTCTGATGGTACCTGACAGAAACATGACACAACGATAGAATTGAGCCAAAAACACAACGCCATCAGTCAGATACCACGGTAACTGTTCAATGTCCATCAAGGGGCAGTTCCTGCTTACTGACACCAACGAGGTTCTTTTCTCTCACTCATCAAACAGAATGTGTCTGGTGATGCTCTACATTTAAAGCTGTCCACTCACTGCCACATAGCTAAACATGCAGAGCCCGGGGCAGACTGTCACTGCTTTACACAGCATTTTGATTAAGACTGTGCCAGAACGAAACCaccgagaaaaagaaaagaaaggcacAAAATGAAGAACAGAGGGAACAGGATATTAAACCACACCCTACATGTGTCCGGCCAGACGGACCGAGTTGTGGCACTGCTCAGCTGTCATTCCATTTCTTGTATTAATAAAACTTGTGGgccttggtcttgggatgcatGAGAAGCTGGAAAGTCCACTGTCATTTGATTTGTCTGCAATTCATCTGGCTTATATTGCCAAGTTGCAAATgcttaaaaagtgatttttttttttatttgtcacgagctaaatgaaaaaaatgcagataaatGAATGGATGTGTTGCAGTGTGAGGAGACAGTGTATATAAATTCGACAggtctttttcatttttaaaatcagaTGTACTTCTAACAAAGATGTATACAGAGATGTCTATCCTgtgtttttcaatttcttttgtttacacacactttgtgttactgtacaataaaaaaaaaaaaactcccattaCCTGCATTCATCCCAAAAGAAAAGCCTAAACTTGATCCTTCAATTTGACCTTTCACCCTGAGAGAAAGCAAAGCTCACACTTAATGACAAACTGCGAAGACAGGATTGAGCATCAAAACCCCACTGCTGATGCTTCAGATGAAGCTCGCGGGGTTAAAATGGCTGCTTGGAGTCGCAGCGAGGTGCCGTTTCAGCAGCGACAGGGAGGGGGCGCTTGAGTTAGCGGGCAGAAGAGGATGgaagtgaggaggagagagggggagagagggaggggggaatgtgaagggaggaggggaggagagagaaaccaTGGGAGCCAGAGGGAcctcaagacacacacacacacacatccagcccATCGTGAGCTTCTGGCCTGATCTGaaactgacaacacacacatacacacacacacacaggagtgcaAAGACTTTCAGACTTTTCACTCAGTCACGCACAAGCAGGAGGGACTGCTGTGAACCATCAAAACTTACAGTTCTGCATATACAaatggatgcacacacacacacacacacacacacacacacacacacctgaagactgacacatacatgcacactgTGCGGGCGCTCTCGCTGCGCTCGTATGTTATCCAGGGGCTCCACAAGGGGGCCGGCGAACGTCCGTCCTCCGGAGAAACGCAGAGCACGTGACTGAGAGAAACTTCTGGCTGCGGTGCCAAATACAGTCGGAGCAGCCACATAAAGATAACCGCAGCACATTCATCGGGTGACTATTTAGAGAAAACAAGGACTGGTGTGGGCTGGGTGATGGAGGCTCCAGAAATGTCATATTTCAAATTACTAAACCTCGATCATAATATTCCAGTTCTACTTTATTAAaccttttatatatatatatatatatatatatatatatatatatatatatatatatagttgaATTAGCTCATCTTACTCTTCACCTTGACAAAAAATAACTTGACCATCAGGAGAGATTTTAAGAGACCCAAATGAAAATTATTCGCGAGGCTGCAGGAAGTCATGAAATATAATGGCCTGCATATTCCTTTTCAGCATGTTTGTACTCGGGGAGCAAAAGCACAATAGTCGCATCGCCAAGTACTGCATGGACTTGTTCGCATTTCAGACGTGGAGCGCTGGATGGCAATTCCATTTCGGTAAAATAAAGCTGTCAAGCGGCAGCCTCCTAGCATTAGATGTGATGGTTGTTTACCATTAAGCCAATATCTGTTTGAGAGTTTGCACAGGGACGCCTGCAAATAGCAATTACAGCGTGTGCACGGAGCCATCCGGGGGTCCCCGCGCTCCGCTCAGGGCGAGGACGACTTTGATCCTTCCCTCTCGTCTCACCGTTCCGTTCCAGCACATCGGTGCAAGCGGGCTTTATCTTTCCATTACATCCTCCATATTCCCGCAGCACTTTTTAAATTGTTCCTGAGCGAACAAGTGGAAATGGCAGAGATTTGTAATGCTGTCCAATTTCCAAGTTGTTCTGCTTTTTGAAAAGTCGTCACGTCACAGGAGAGAAATCCACTGAAGGCTCTTTCTTCAGTCAATTGGAGCCTTATGTTTACAGTTTGaccattttcatttcatttagttATTTTGGTTGATAGAAATCCAGAGGGAAATAGGGAAAAATCAACCTCATCTACATCTTTGATTGATTTAATCATCTCATTCAAATGATTTttgttcttctgctgcttta
The sequence above is drawn from the Salarias fasciatus chromosome 17, fSalaFa1.1, whole genome shotgun sequence genome and encodes:
- the LOC115404650 gene encoding asporin — its product is MDDYCPPVCSCYNSVVQCSNKSVGRVPYGIPYGTRQILLMNNYIKGIQLDLFAKYNSMEVLVLSNNWLTDGAIKGAFSQIPALKHLYLDGNRLKSVPTDLPVSLEELRLDNNYLRAISEGAWSRCPGLFILRLSNNNLGPGSIPDAALSSLRNLHTLSLDHNQLTSIPLGLPLLIKELYLKGNLIEQVREDAFHKMWALEVLDLSANRLTNAGLRNSLNATRLESLSLEGNRLEHVPRHLPPSLKSLNLEGNFISSIKKADFSRLKELELLGLARNKIFEVAPGAFRELAALHRLDLCHNALQQVPRQLPRGLHSVALTDNRIQSVPHDAFCWGDRTRSVRGFVRVHLEHNLIDVGKMDVRSFRCLQGFQLVHSY